Part of the Rhodopirellula islandica genome is shown below.
TTGGCCTCGAGCGTTGCGAGAAGTGGAATCGGAACGCACCATCGCGAATATTCATGGGACGTTTTATGAGGTCCCGTTGGTGATCAATGGAGCCCCGCCGGCTTGGAATTTGATTCGTCCGATCGCCAGCCATCGCAAACAGATCACCGATTTTTGTTCTTGGAACGGCTTGTTGGTTTTGGCGGGTGTGAAATCCGACGCGAAAGAGGACGGGCATGTCTTTCGTGATGCGGAGTCCGGGATGGGGCTGTGGTTCGGCGGCGTGGATGATTTGTGGAAGTTTGGGAAACCGGTGGGGCATGGCGGACCGTGGAAGGACTCGCCCGTTCAGGATGGGAAACCTTCGGACGCCTACTTGATGCGAGGTTATGACCAAAAGTCGGTGACGTTGTCGCACGAGCATTCGCAACCGGTTGGTTTCACCTTGGAAGTCGACTTCGATGGAGAAGGACGCTGGGTTCCCGCCAAGCACCTGGTGGTTCCGAGTGGATCGCCGGTCCGGTACAAGTTTCCCGAGGGCTTTTCAGCGTGCTGGGTGCGGGCGATCAGCGATGCTGACACAACCGCAACCGTGCAGTTGGATTACCAATGATCCGATGGCGTCTTGTTTGACGAGGGTGTTTGATGGCGGGGAATGGAATGGCGAACGAGGCGTTGGATCGAGATGGATTCTGTGTGCTTCGTGGGGCGGTGACGTCTTCCGTGGTCGAGCATCTGTTGCAGGTGTGCACGCAAACTTTGGTCGCGGAATCCGAGTCCGTGCGGGCTCGGTCGAGTCGCGGGCATGTCTACGCCGCACGCAATTTGATCGCCAGCATCCCGGAGGTGACCACCGTTTGGCAGTCGGATCCGTTGCTGTCTTTCTTGCGAGCTGAGTTGGGTGACGGTCTGGGATTGGTGCGAGCGTTGTTCTTTGACAAGCCGCCGGATCGAACGTGGGCGTTGCCATGGCACAAGGACACTTCCATCGCCGTGCGTGACAACTCGGTGGAGTCGGCATGTTTTTCTCGGCCGACGAGGAAGGCTGGCGTGCCGCACTTGATTGCAAGCGACGATGTCTTGCAGCGAATGCTGACGCTTCGCATTCACCTGGACGAAGTCACCTCAGAGAACGGGCCATTGCAAGTCATCCCCGGTTCGCATCACTCGAGCGATTGTGAAGGAGACGGTGTGGAGTCGGCGGTTCCCGTCTATGCCGCGGGTGGTGACGTGTTGGCGATGCGTCCGTTGATCAGTCACAGCAGCGGATCATCCCAGCCCGGCACGCGTCGTCACCGCCGAATCTTGCATCTGGAATTCGCGAATTCGACGACGCTACCCGATGGAGTTCAGTGGCATGACTTTGTCACGCCGGGTGTTTGAGTCGCGGTGGATGGCGTGACGTTCACTTGGACTTCGAGCTGGGGTGATCGTCAAAGTAGAAGTCGTACCAGTCTCGCTCTCGCATTTTCTTGCCTTGGGGCAAGCCGGGCGGATCCAATTCCAAGGTCCAGGTTCGCAAGGAGGCGTGCAATTTGTTCCCAAGTTCTGGGTAGCTTGCGATCAGGTTGCGATGCTCGTGTTGGTCACTTTCCAAGTCGAAGAGGTAACGTCGGCCGTCGCCAACGAAGATGTACTTCCATTTGCCTTGCCGGACCGCGGCTTGGTCCCAGAAGCGAAAGTACAACGTGCGTGTGGAGGGGATTTGGATGTCGTTCAATCGCGGGATCAGGTTGATGCCATCGAAGGGTTCGCTTTTTGGATCGAGTTTTCCACCGGCGAGCTGCAAGACGCTGGGGGCGATGTCGAGGGTGCTGATGGGCCAGTTGTAAGTGATGGCGCTGGGCAGTTGGCTGGGTAGACTCCAGATCATTGGGACGCGAATGCCGCCTTCGGAAAGCATCCCTTTTTCGCCGACCCAAGGGTCATTGAGGGATCCGTCCCAACCGCCTGCGTCGCCATCGATCGGGGCGTCGACCTTGGTCATCTTCAGTGGTGCGCCGTTGTCGCTGGTCATGACCACCAAGGTGTTGTCCAGCAAACCGTGGGTCTTCAATTGGTCAACGATCCGTCCGACGCCGTCGTCGATCGCGGCGAGCATCGCGAGTGCATATCGCCGTCGCTTGGGCATCGATTTTGGGAACCGATCGAGGTACTCCTCCGTGGCCTCGAGAGGCGTGTGTGGTCCGTAGTAGTTCAACTGCAAGTAAAACGGTTGGTCATGATTGCGGTCGATGAAGCTGACGGCGGCATCGGTTTGCACATCGATGCGAAATCGTTCGTCGTGAAGTTGCTTCATCTTTGGAAGCAGATCATCTGAGGCGAGGTCAAAGTTGGTGCGATAGTTCGTCATTGCTCCCCAGTAGTATTCGTCGAAACCTTGTTGAGCGGGAGAATACGGTTGGATCTTTGGCCATGGGATTCGGACTTGTCGTCGTGGTTTGTTCGCCATCGCCGGTAGTTCGCGGCGGATCCAGTCGGCGCAGGTGACGTTGGGTTCCAAGTGCCATTTGCCGACCATTCCAGTGCGGTAACCAAGTGGTTGCAAGTGCTCGGCAATGGTCACGGCTTCGGTTGGCAACGGCATGTCTGGGATCGTGTCGATGCCGAGACGTTGTTGGTAACGCCCGGTGATCAGCCCGGCACGCGATGGGCTGCACTGTGGCGAGGTCACGTAAGCATTCGTGCAGCGAACCCCGCGAGCGGCCAGGGCATCGATGTGCGGCGTTTGGATGTCGTCGACGACGTCTTGGCAACTCAGGTCGGCCCAGCCCTGGTCATCGGTGAGGATGATGACGACGTTGGGTTTGGTGGCGGGAATGACGGCTTGGGCGGTGCGGTCACCGACACGGAAGTAGCCCAGAGGTTTGCCGGTGGCAGGTTCTCGGACCATCCACACCGCGCCGGGGCGAGTGGATTGGGTTTGGGTTTCGCCCGGGCGGATGGTGCCGTAGGGTTTGGGGTTCGCTTCTTCATCCATCCAGCAGAGTTCGACCGGGTCACGTTGCTGGTTGAGGAAGTGCACAGGGAACTTGTTCCCGGCGGGTTTGGATGCCGGAGCGGCATCGTCATCGATCGGATGGAAAGAAAGTTTCGCGAGTGACTTCACCGATGGTTCGATCCGTTTTGCAAACTTGGTGGGTGCGATGGATCGAAAGTGGGTGAGTTGTGAGAGGGCAGTGGGCTTGCTCGCGAGATTCTCCCATTCGTAGGGATCGGATTGGATGTCATACAGTTCTTCGCTGCCGTCGGGGTAATGAACGTAACGATGAGTCCGTCCGCTGATCGCGTAAGCTCCGGGTTGGGAGAGATACGTGACGGAATCACGCGTCCAGTCCTTTGAGTCCGGATCGTGAAGCAACGGCAGTAGACTTGGTCCGTCGTTTTGCGGCCGCGAAGGCAGTTCACACAAATCGAGGAGCGTCGGGAACAGACTGAGTGTGTTCACGGGGGCATCGCAGACGACGCCGGAGGGTGTGCCTTCGGGCAGCGATGGGCTGAGCGATTTAGGCACGCGAACCATCAAGGGCACGCGGGTCACCGCTCGCCATGGGGTGTACTTTTGCCAGTGTTCTTTTTCGCCCAGTTGCCACCCGTGGTCCGACCAGAGAACCACGATTGTGTTGTCCGCGTTGGGGCCGGATTCCAAGGCGTCCAGGACGCGGCCCAGCATGGCATCGGCAAAGTGAATCGACGCGAGGTAGCCTTGGATGCCTTGCTTCCATTGGTCTTGTTCTTGAATGTGAGCGAAGTAGCGATTGCGAGCGGCGCGTTGGCCGGCGGCGGGCACGTCGTCCAAATCATTCTCAAGGTATCCCGGTGGAAGCTGGATGCTCTCGAGCGGAAATGGCTCGAAGTATTTCTTGGGAACAAACCAGGGTTCGTGCGGTCGGTAGATTCCACAACCAAGGAAGAACGGTTGGTCATGTTCGGCGAGAAGTTTGTCGCCAATCCACTGGCTGACCGCCCAGTCGCCACCGAATTCTTCATCCGTCACGTCGAGCGCGGCCCAGTCGGTTTCAACGTATTGCCACGGACCGCCTCGTTTCAAACTGACGGGACGTTGGGTGGGGTAGAACGTTTGTGGCAAGGGATTTTCCGATTCGGCTTTGGGAAAGTACTCGTCCCAAGAATCGGCGTCGATGAAGTAGTGAAGCAGTTTGCCAGAACCCGAGGCGTGATAGCCATGATTGCGGAAGTACTGTGGCAAGATGACTTCGTCCGGCATGATCTCTCGCATCTGTTGGCGATTGTCATACAACCCGGTTTGATTGGGAGCTCGGCCCGTGAAGACGGCCGAGCGACAGGGGTTGCAAGCCGGTGCCGGGCAATGAGCGTTGGAAAACAGCACGCCGCTGGCCGCCAGTCGATCCAAGTTGGGCGTGATGGTTTGTGGGTGTCCTCCCAAGCAACCAATCCAATCGTTCAGATCGTCCATCGCGATGAACAGAACGTTCGGTTTTGTAGGCGATTGGGGGGACTCTGCGAAAGCATGCGGAATGGCGAGCAGCATCCAAAGCAGCAAGGTCGACAGTGGTCGATACATCATCGCGGAATTTTCTAGGTGCGAGTGAGAATGGGCAGCGTGAAAAAAAGTCCCGATTCGTTCCTCTGATTGGAACGCTATCCCGGAGGACGTCGATTGAATGAGTGACTCATTGGAGCGTGCTAGCCTCCATCGGGCGAAGGAAGGAGGCTTTGCGACGCACATCTGGCAATGACTTGCCTGAAGGGGGCGCTCATCTGCCGGAGCAGTGCCAAAGCGGCTCGATCCGGCCTGCCTGTTGAGCGTCGATGATACAATGCGCTTGGCAGCGATGTTTCACCGCAACGCCTGATAGGACGCAAACGCCCGCTAGCGGTGGATTATGCTGCGTTGGGGTGAAGTTTCGTCCCAGGAAGAATCGCTGGGTGACGTCGCTTTCGTTTTGACACCAGCACGAATGAACTTTGATTGCTCCAATGGTATAGGCAAGTGATGAGACGTGATTTTCTAGTCGGTGTGATTTTCGCCGCAGCAACAGTTGGTTGGAGTGGTTTCCAGGGCGGGACGCTGTCGGCGCAAGAGCCCACAGAAACGGCCTCGACAACCGAGGCGAATTCAAAAATTCAGATTGAACCGGGCGAGCAAACCGAGAACTTCTTTGCGATCCCGAAACCTGCGGAGGGGCGACCGGATCGGCTGCCGTACCTGCTGTACACGCCCGAGGACTACGATCCCGGTCAGCGCGTGCCGTTGTTGTTGTTCTTGCACGGGTTGGGCGAGAGCGGCGACGGGAACTTTCAGCAGATCGCAGTGCATGGGCCACCCAAGCGAGTCGGGAAGGAAGGCAAGGAGTTGCCCTTTGTGATCGTTTCACCGCAGAGTCCGATGCCGGGAAGAGATCGCAAAGAGGTCGTTGAGTCATGGAAAGCGGATGAGTTGATGGCGTTGTTGGATCATGTCGAAGGCCAACTCTCGATTGATACGCGGCGCGTTTACGTGACCGGTTTGAGCATGGGCGGATTTGGAACCTGGCGATTGACGGCGACTCATCCCGAACGCTTTGCAGCGGCGATTCCGATTTGTGGTGGTGGCAAAACGGAGTGGGCAGACGAACTTGCCAAGACTCCAATTTGGGTCTTTCATGGTGGCCAGGACTCTGTCGTGGCACTCAGCGGGAGCGAAGAGATGGTCACCGCGATCCAGCGAGCTGGCGGGGACGTGAAGCTGACGATCTACCCCGATGCGGGGCATGACAGTTGGACGGCAACGTATGCGAACCCCGAGGTCTACGCTTGGTTGCTGCGGCATCAGTTGGAGCAATCGAACTGAGCGTTTCGTAGTTGCTCAACGGTTTTTTTGTTGAAGTGCTGTTCGGAAACAATCTTGACAGTCCAGCGTTAGCCCCGGTTCTGTGACGGCGAAGCCGAGGCCAACGCCGAAGCGGCTCACTCAATCAACATCCCGCGAGCCCTCCGGTCACGCAGCGTATGGCTGGCACTGTATTGCGAA
Proteins encoded:
- a CDS encoding carboxylesterase family protein encodes the protein MRRDFLVGVIFAAATVGWSGFQGGTLSAQEPTETASTTEANSKIQIEPGEQTENFFAIPKPAEGRPDRLPYLLYTPEDYDPGQRVPLLLFLHGLGESGDGNFQQIAVHGPPKRVGKEGKELPFVIVSPQSPMPGRDRKEVVESWKADELMALLDHVEGQLSIDTRRVYVTGLSMGGFGTWRLTATHPERFAAAIPICGGGKTEWADELAKTPIWVFHGGQDSVVALSGSEEMVTAIQRAGGDVKLTIYPDAGHDSWTATYANPEVYAWLLRHQLEQSN
- a CDS encoding phytanoyl-CoA dioxygenase family protein, which translates into the protein MANEALDRDGFCVLRGAVTSSVVEHLLQVCTQTLVAESESVRARSSRGHVYAARNLIASIPEVTTVWQSDPLLSFLRAELGDGLGLVRALFFDKPPDRTWALPWHKDTSIAVRDNSVESACFSRPTRKAGVPHLIASDDVLQRMLTLRIHLDEVTSENGPLQVIPGSHHSSDCEGDGVESAVPVYAAGGDVLAMRPLISHSSGSSQPGTRRHRRILHLEFANSTTLPDGVQWHDFVTPGV
- a CDS encoding sulfatase-like hydrolase/transferase, producing MMYRPLSTLLLWMLLAIPHAFAESPQSPTKPNVLFIAMDDLNDWIGCLGGHPQTITPNLDRLAASGVLFSNAHCPAPACNPCRSAVFTGRAPNQTGLYDNRQQMREIMPDEVILPQYFRNHGYHASGSGKLLHYFIDADSWDEYFPKAESENPLPQTFYPTQRPVSLKRGGPWQYVETDWAALDVTDEEFGGDWAVSQWIGDKLLAEHDQPFFLGCGIYRPHEPWFVPKKYFEPFPLESIQLPPGYLENDLDDVPAAGQRAARNRYFAHIQEQDQWKQGIQGYLASIHFADAMLGRVLDALESGPNADNTIVVLWSDHGWQLGEKEHWQKYTPWRAVTRVPLMVRVPKSLSPSLPEGTPSGVVCDAPVNTLSLFPTLLDLCELPSRPQNDGPSLLPLLHDPDSKDWTRDSVTYLSQPGAYAISGRTHRYVHYPDGSEELYDIQSDPYEWENLASKPTALSQLTHFRSIAPTKFAKRIEPSVKSLAKLSFHPIDDDAAPASKPAGNKFPVHFLNQQRDPVELCWMDEEANPKPYGTIRPGETQTQSTRPGAVWMVREPATGKPLGYFRVGDRTAQAVIPATKPNVVIILTDDQGWADLSCQDVVDDIQTPHIDALAARGVRCTNAYVTSPQCSPSRAGLITGRYQQRLGIDTIPDMPLPTEAVTIAEHLQPLGYRTGMVGKWHLEPNVTCADWIRRELPAMANKPRRQVRIPWPKIQPYSPAQQGFDEYYWGAMTNYRTNFDLASDDLLPKMKQLHDERFRIDVQTDAAVSFIDRNHDQPFYLQLNYYGPHTPLEATEEYLDRFPKSMPKRRRYALAMLAAIDDGVGRIVDQLKTHGLLDNTLVVMTSDNGAPLKMTKVDAPIDGDAGGWDGSLNDPWVGEKGMLSEGGIRVPMIWSLPSQLPSAITYNWPISTLDIAPSVLQLAGGKLDPKSEPFDGINLIPRLNDIQIPSTRTLYFRFWDQAAVRQGKWKYIFVGDGRRYLFDLESDQHEHRNLIASYPELGNKLHASLRTWTLELDPPGLPQGKKMRERDWYDFYFDDHPSSKSK